The following coding sequences are from one Candidatus Cetobacterium colombiensis window:
- a CDS encoding molybdopterin molybdotransferase MoeA codes for MEQINLENAIEILLENVKPLKEIEEKYILDSLGFVLAEDIISPLNNPPFNRSPLDGFTFNNLDTLGATKENPITFKVISEVFAGDFSKETLNPKEAFRIMTGAPIPNGCNCVIKQEEVSFDENTKVLEIYRELKPFENFCFLGEDLKVGEIVVKKGEVITYNHIGVFASLGINLVKVFKKPKVGILSLGSELTMPGEPLKEGKIFNSNLFTLISKLKYLGVEGIMYPPMSDDPLTVTNFISKELKNLDILITTGGVSVGKKDIMHDVIRELEAKRLFWKINIQPGTPVLASVKDEKLILSLSGNPFASLVNFELLGRPVLSKMSLNSIKETSTIDGIVRGEFSKSSSKRRFIRGYFKNGEIFLNNNKHSSGTISSLIGKNAIVEIAPGTPQLKDGDKVKVILID; via the coding sequence ATGGAACAAATCAATTTAGAAAATGCAATTGAAATTTTATTAGAAAATGTAAAACCTTTAAAAGAGATTGAAGAAAAATATATTTTAGATAGTTTAGGATTTGTCTTAGCTGAAGATATTATTTCTCCACTAAATAATCCACCATTTAATCGTTCGCCATTAGATGGATTTACTTTCAATAACTTAGATACTTTAGGAGCTACAAAAGAAAATCCCATCACTTTTAAAGTTATATCTGAAGTTTTTGCTGGAGATTTTTCAAAAGAAACTCTTAATCCAAAAGAAGCCTTTAGAATAATGACTGGAGCTCCTATTCCAAATGGATGTAATTGTGTTATAAAACAAGAAGAAGTATCCTTTGATGAAAACACTAAAGTTCTAGAAATTTATAGAGAATTAAAACCTTTTGAAAACTTTTGTTTTTTAGGTGAAGATCTTAAAGTTGGAGAGATTGTTGTAAAAAAAGGAGAGGTTATCACATATAATCATATTGGTGTTTTTGCATCGCTTGGAATTAATTTAGTTAAAGTTTTCAAGAAACCTAAAGTTGGTATTTTAAGTTTAGGAAGTGAACTAACTATGCCAGGAGAGCCCTTAAAAGAGGGGAAAATTTTTAACAGTAATCTCTTTACTTTAATTAGCAAACTTAAATATTTAGGTGTTGAAGGAATTATGTATCCTCCTATGAGTGATGACCCTCTAACTGTAACTAATTTTATTTCTAAAGAATTAAAAAATTTGGATATTTTAATAACTACTGGTGGAGTTTCTGTGGGAAAAAAAGATATCATGCATGATGTAATTAGAGAACTAGAAGCCAAAAGATTATTTTGGAAAATTAATATCCAACCTGGAACTCCAGTTTTAGCTTCAGTTAAAGATGAAAAACTAATACTTTCTCTTTCAGGAAATCCATTTGCATCTTTAGTTAACTTTGAACTTTTAGGAAGACCTGTTCTTTCTAAAATGAGTCTAAACTCTATAAAAGAAACTTCAACAATTGATGGTATTGTTAGAGGAGAATTTAGTAAAAGTTCATCTAAAAGACGTTTTATAAGAGGGTATTTTAAAAATGGTGAAATATTTTTAAACAATAATAAACATTCTTCAGGTACAATATCATCTCTTATTGGAAAAAATGCCATTGTAGAAATTGCTCCTGGAACTCCTCAGTTAAAAGATGGAGATAAAGTGAAGGTGATTTTAATTGATTGA
- the mobB gene encoding molybdopterin-guanine dinucleotide biosynthesis protein B: MIDIKDINVLILAGGKGSRMNYCNKALLKYNNTTFLGHLSELFSDFSKIYLSLNSSQNIITDSFIRVDDDFKDIGPISGLYKGILESDLEYIFTVPCDVPNLNKEFINYISSFVSPYYDAFIVRDKNGFIHPLLGVYNKSCLSIIKESIKNEDYKILNIINKLNVRFIDLKYTIFDDNYILKNINTFEDYNTLNKKTKFFAVSGIKNSGKTTLITKLLEKFKENNYKVGTIKHDGHDFQMDNLDSDTDRHIKSGAQGTLIFSKSKYMFLENSLEKDLDFYLDFFKDYDFIILEGFKGSSFPKIEVIRKEISNISQCNKENLLFYVSDLNFIENNENLDILDINDIDSILKKIKSFLKKDDLA, from the coding sequence TTGATTGATATTAAGGATATTAACGTTTTAATTTTAGCAGGTGGAAAAGGTAGTCGAATGAACTATTGTAACAAAGCCCTTTTAAAATACAATAATACAACATTTTTAGGTCATTTATCTGAGCTTTTCTCAGACTTTAGTAAAATATATCTTTCTTTAAATAGTTCTCAAAATATTATTACAGATTCTTTTATTAGAGTTGATGATGACTTTAAAGATATCGGACCTATATCAGGGCTTTATAAAGGAATTTTAGAAAGTGATTTAGAATATATTTTTACAGTTCCTTGTGATGTTCCTAATCTAAATAAAGAATTTATAAACTATATCTCTAGTTTTGTATCTCCTTATTATGACGCTTTTATAGTTCGAGATAAAAATGGATTTATACATCCTCTTCTTGGAGTTTATAATAAAAGTTGTTTAAGTATTATTAAAGAATCTATTAAAAATGAGGACTATAAAATTTTAAATATAATTAATAAGTTAAATGTTAGATTTATAGATTTAAAATATACTATTTTTGATGATAACTATATATTAAAAAATATAAATACTTTTGAAGATTACAATACTTTAAATAAAAAAACAAAATTCTTTGCAGTTTCAGGTATTAAAAACTCTGGAAAAACAACTTTAATAACTAAACTTTTAGAAAAATTTAAAGAAAACAACTATAAAGTTGGAACTATCAAACATGATGGTCATGATTTTCAAATGGACAATCTTGATTCTGATACTGATAGACATATAAAATCTGGTGCTCAAGGAACACTTATTTTTTCAAAAAGCAAATATATGTTTTTAGAAAATTCTCTAGAAAAAGATTTAGATTTTTATTTGGATTTTTTTAAAGATTATGACTTTATAATTTTAGAAGGATTTAAAGGCAGTTCTTTTCCTAAAATAGAAGTGATTCGAAAAGAGATTTCTAATATCAGTCAATGTAATAAAGAAAATCTCCTTTTCTATGTTAGTGATTTAAATTTTATTGAAAATAATGAAAATTTAGATATTTTAGACATTAATGATATTGATAGTATTTTAAAAAAAATAAAAAGCTTTCTAAAAAAAGATGACCTTGCTTAA
- a CDS encoding iron chelate uptake ABC transporter family permease subunit has translation MNHKEKKIENRLFLLLIVLLIAISIFLFIGINKNNAQYLISTRGIKLLSMILSGTCIAVSTLIFQTVTDSRILTPSVMGLDSMYVFLQTLLIFVFKRKLPVLLESVPKFMITTFFMILVSILLQKFFTNKSKGKLLYMILIGMIVGTFLDSLSNGIQMIMDPDEFLILQSSLFASYSKVNTTLLAIAYGILGVSLLWLKNDIVKLDVMSLGYNQSINLGLDYKKLLRKKLTLVGILVSISTALVGPVMFLGLLTVNISKEILKTYKHRYLILSSTLLSIVFLISGQLLVEKIFNNSFPVGTIINFVGGIYLLSILLKERKVR, from the coding sequence TTGAATCATAAAGAAAAAAAAATAGAAAATAGGCTATTTTTATTACTAATAGTTTTACTTATTGCAATAAGTATATTTCTGTTTATAGGTATAAATAAAAATAATGCCCAATATTTAATCTCTACAAGGGGAATAAAATTATTATCAATGATATTAAGTGGTACATGTATAGCTGTTTCAACATTGATATTCCAAACAGTAACAGATAGTAGAATATTAACGCCAAGTGTTATGGGATTAGATTCAATGTATGTTTTTTTACAAACACTATTAATCTTTGTATTTAAAAGAAAATTACCAGTATTATTAGAAAGTGTGCCAAAATTTATGATAACAACATTTTTTATGATTTTAGTAAGTATTCTTTTACAAAAATTTTTTACGAATAAAAGTAAAGGAAAACTTTTGTATATGATTCTAATAGGAATGATAGTTGGAACATTTTTAGATAGTTTATCCAATGGAATTCAAATGATTATGGATCCAGATGAGTTCTTAATACTTCAAAGTTCGTTGTTTGCTAGTTATAGTAAAGTTAATACAACTTTATTGGCAATAGCTTATGGAATCTTAGGGGTTTCATTACTTTGGCTAAAAAATGATATTGTAAAACTAGACGTTATGAGTTTAGGTTACAATCAATCAATTAATTTAGGACTAGATTATAAAAAGCTATTGAGAAAAAAATTAACTTTAGTTGGAATTTTAGTTTCAATTTCAACAGCTTTAGTAGGTCCAGTGATGTTTTTAGGCCTGTTAACAGTAAATATTTCAAAAGAGATTTTAAAAACTTATAAACACAGATATCTTATTCTTTCATCAACTTTACTAAGTATAGTTTTTTTAATTTCAGGACAATTATTGGTGGAGAAAATATTTAATAATAGTTTTCCTGTGGGAACGATTATTAATTTTGTAGGTGGAATTTATTTATTGAGTATTTTATTAAAAGAGAGGAAAGTTAGATGA
- a CDS encoding MarR family winged helix-turn-helix transcriptional regulator has protein sequence MKETIEYENIGRYFSQMYRKGRIFYAHELKKFGLGSGQSIFLFQLYKKDGVTQDELANTLYIDKGTTARSLKTLENQGFIKKENLITDKRSNIIYLTPKALKLEKEITNILRKWDSILSSSLSEEEKNTLLVLLKKISDSNGLK, from the coding sequence ATGAAGGAAACTATAGAATATGAAAATATCGGTAGATATTTTTCTCAAATGTATAGAAAAGGGCGTATATTTTATGCTCATGAATTAAAAAAGTTTGGTTTAGGATCTGGACAATCTATTTTTTTATTTCAGTTATATAAAAAAGATGGAGTAACACAAGATGAACTTGCTAACACCTTATATATTGATAAAGGAACCACAGCAAGATCTTTAAAAACTTTAGAAAATCAAGGCTTTATAAAAAAAGAAAATTTAATTACTGATAAACGTTCAAATATAATCTATTTAACACCAAAAGCTCTTAAATTAGAAAAGGAAATTACAAACATTTTAAGAAAATGGGATAGTATACTTAGTTCATCTTTAAGCGAAGAGGAAAAAAACACTCTTCTTGTTCTATTAAAAAAAATTTCTGATAGTAATGGCTTAAAATAA
- a CDS encoding iron ABC transporter ATP-binding protein: MIEIKNISKKYRENYVVKDVTTEIPEEKITCIIGPNGAGKSTLLNMISRFTPWDSGEIKIDGKNIEDWNKTELAKTVATLKQDNSTNIKLTVYELISFGRFPHSNGKLTKEDKEKIEEAMEYMNLKEFRDKYLDELSGGQRQRAYIAMTIAQNTKYILLDEPLNNLDMKSAVQMMKILHKLVKELKKTIVIVMHDINFTSVYSDYILAMKNGKLKHMDKTKNIVIQEKLEKLYEMSIEVKEINNKNICIYF; the protein is encoded by the coding sequence ATGATAGAGATAAAAAATATAAGCAAAAAATATAGAGAAAATTATGTTGTAAAAGATGTTACTACAGAGATACCAGAAGAGAAAATAACATGTATAATAGGTCCAAATGGAGCTGGAAAAAGTACATTATTAAATATGATAAGTAGATTTACACCGTGGGATTCTGGTGAAATAAAAATAGATGGAAAAAATATTGAAGATTGGAATAAAACAGAATTAGCTAAAACAGTAGCAACGTTAAAGCAAGATAACTCTACAAATATAAAGCTAACAGTTTACGAATTGATTTCTTTTGGTAGATTTCCTCACAGTAATGGGAAGTTGACAAAAGAGGATAAAGAAAAAATAGAAGAAGCTATGGAATATATGAATTTAAAGGAGTTTAGAGATAAGTATTTAGATGAGTTAAGTGGTGGTCAAAGACAAAGAGCATATATTGCTATGACAATAGCTCAAAATACAAAATATATATTACTAGATGAACCTTTAAATAATTTAGATATGAAAAGTGCTGTTCAAATGATGAAAATTTTACATAAATTAGTTAAAGAGTTAAAGAAAACTATTGTAATTGTAATGCATGATATAAACTTTACTTCAGTTTATTCAGATTACATATTAGCTATGAAAAATGGAAAATTAAAACATATGGATAAAACTAAAAATATAGTTATACAAGAGAAGTTGGAAAAACTTTATGAAATGTCAATAGAAGTAAAAGAAATTAATAATAAGAATATATGTATATATTTCTAG
- a CDS encoding ABC transporter permease, with product MNNVIISILIIILSIISIFYGVATMSLEDLFVQGSNSNTIFLLSRIPRTISIVTAGFGMSICGLIMQQLTMNKFVSPTTAGTADSSKLGILVALLFFPKESIIFKMLIATIFAIGGTFLFLGIVRKINVKDNALVPLIGIMISGILSSLTMFFAYKGDLIQSINSWLFGDFSGVLKGNYELLYLTIPLVILAFVYSKHFTISGMGEEFAVNLGLNYKMIVNLGLILVCIISSLVMITIGGIPFLGLIIPNIVSMYRGDNLSKSIYTTGALGSFFLLACDILGRWVIYPHEIPIGLITGILGSGIFLGMIFRRLNFES from the coding sequence ATGAATAATGTTATTATATCAATTTTAATTATAATTTTATCAATAATATCAATATTTTATGGAGTTGCAACTATGAGCTTAGAAGATTTATTTGTTCAAGGAAGCAACAGTAATACTATTTTTTTATTAAGTAGAATACCTAGAACAATTAGTATTGTAACTGCTGGATTTGGAATGAGTATATGTGGATTAATAATGCAACAACTTACAATGAATAAATTTGTATCACCAACAACAGCTGGAACGGCAGATTCTTCAAAATTGGGAATTCTTGTTGCGTTACTATTTTTTCCAAAAGAATCGATAATTTTTAAGATGTTAATAGCAACAATTTTTGCAATAGGAGGAACATTTTTATTTCTAGGTATAGTTAGAAAAATAAATGTAAAAGACAATGCCTTAGTACCGTTAATAGGAATTATGATCAGTGGAATTCTAAGTTCTTTAACAATGTTTTTTGCGTATAAAGGAGATTTAATCCAGAGTATAAATAGTTGGCTATTTGGTGATTTTTCTGGTGTTTTAAAGGGGAATTATGAATTACTTTATTTAACAATTCCTTTAGTAATATTGGCATTTGTATATTCAAAACATTTTACAATTTCTGGAATGGGAGAAGAATTTGCAGTAAATTTAGGTTTAAACTATAAAATGATTGTAAATTTAGGTTTGATATTAGTTTGTATAATTTCATCTTTAGTTATGATAACAATAGGTGGAATTCCATTTTTAGGTCTAATAATTCCTAATATTGTTTCAATGTATAGAGGTGATAATCTATCAAAAAGTATATATACAACAGGAGCTTTAGGAAGTTTCTTTCTATTAGCTTGTGATATTTTAGGTAGATGGGTTATTTATCCTCATGAAATTCCAATTGGTTTAATAACAGGAATTTTAGGAAGTGGAATATTTTTAGGAATGATATTTAGGAGGTTAAATTTTGAATCATAA
- a CDS encoding TonB-dependent receptor has product MKRITILSFLICASAMAATLQEDEFFSEGVHLGESVISTTGTEMTLLDEATNVALISKEQIEEKNYKNVEDILKDNPNVNIVYSKNGPVIDMRGSGDAALSNVKVLLDGVAINPLNAFNKSLSINSIPVSNIERIEIAPGGGAVLYGNGVSGGVVNIITKDNTKNGGYVESDYSSYNSKRVAAGGNYNINDKLSFGVNYSGQNNHGYRKEEKLSNDFIDGNLVYKLSDAHKFKLEGSRFVENEKDTDGASKIILEEDRKAPGKVYSDTKFTRESIIGKYEFTPNKTFNLFTTIYNNKIENDGVSTDYSKSKPTVSTEDIKENTTGVLLKSVVNYEKGSLIVGLDTIESDYKGKSLSAKSGKSSNHYKKDIISPYVLNRYNLTEKLEFTLGYRYEWAKYDLKTKDSKGSTQSKIDDGNRAYEGVISYKYRDTGNVFFRYEKGYMSPTPGQMTDKVDGLLSFNNVQAETSDTFEIGIKDYILDNTFASLSFFKINKDKEISKTKIDNDNITWNNINKTTRDGIELNIENYFGNLTLTEGITYINAVQDGESNDGDRLEEVPRVKLNIGANYKFTTKLDGTVTYLYVGDKIAQGIKNKSYNTVDLALRYKVTPDFTVKAGINNIFDEHYNLVEKKDVARPAPGRNFFMGAKLTF; this is encoded by the coding sequence ATGAAAAGAATTACTATTTTATCATTTTTAATTTGTGCATCAGCAATGGCAGCAACACTACAAGAGGATGAGTTTTTTTCAGAGGGAGTTCATTTGGGAGAATCAGTTATTTCTACAACTGGAACAGAAATGACTCTGTTAGATGAAGCAACAAATGTGGCGTTGATATCTAAAGAACAAATAGAAGAAAAAAATTATAAAAATGTTGAGGATATATTAAAAGATAATCCAAATGTAAATATAGTTTACTCAAAAAATGGACCAGTAATAGATATGAGAGGTAGTGGAGATGCAGCATTGTCAAATGTAAAAGTTTTATTAGACGGAGTGGCTATAAATCCACTGAATGCTTTTAATAAATCATTGTCTATAAATTCTATTCCAGTAAGTAACATTGAAAGAATAGAAATTGCACCTGGTGGAGGAGCTGTTTTATATGGAAATGGAGTTTCTGGTGGAGTTGTAAATATTATAACGAAAGATAATACGAAAAATGGAGGATACGTAGAAAGTGATTATTCTTCATATAATAGTAAAAGAGTTGCTGCTGGAGGTAACTATAATATAAACGATAAATTAAGTTTTGGAGTGAATTACTCTGGACAAAACAATCATGGATATAGAAAAGAGGAGAAACTATCAAATGATTTTATAGATGGAAATTTAGTTTATAAATTATCTGATGCTCATAAATTTAAATTAGAAGGATCAAGATTTGTAGAAAATGAAAAAGATACAGATGGAGCTTCAAAAATTATTTTAGAAGAAGATAGAAAAGCACCTGGAAAAGTGTATTCAGACACAAAATTTACAAGGGAAAGTATCATAGGTAAATATGAATTTACTCCAAATAAAACATTTAATTTATTTACAACGATTTATAATAATAAAATAGAAAATGATGGAGTATCAACAGACTATTCTAAATCAAAGCCTACAGTTTCAACAGAAGATATAAAAGAAAATACAACTGGAGTGCTTTTAAAGTCAGTTGTTAATTATGAAAAAGGAAGTCTAATAGTTGGATTAGATACAATTGAAAGTGATTACAAAGGAAAAAGTCTTTCAGCAAAGAGTGGAAAATCGAGTAACCATTATAAAAAAGATATAATATCACCTTATGTATTGAATAGATATAACTTAACAGAAAAATTAGAATTCACTTTAGGTTATAGATATGAATGGGCAAAATATGATTTAAAAACAAAAGATTCCAAAGGAAGTACTCAAAGTAAAATTGATGATGGAAATAGAGCATACGAAGGAGTAATTAGTTATAAATATAGAGATACAGGAAATGTATTTTTTAGATATGAAAAGGGATATATGTCCCCAACGCCAGGGCAGATGACAGATAAAGTTGATGGATTACTTTCTTTTAATAATGTTCAAGCAGAAACATCTGATACTTTTGAAATTGGAATAAAAGATTATATTTTAGATAACACTTTTGCTTCTTTAAGTTTCTTTAAAATAAATAAAGATAAAGAGATATCAAAAACAAAAATAGATAATGACAATATAACATGGAATAATATTAATAAAACAACTAGAGATGGAATTGAACTAAATATAGAAAATTATTTTGGAAACTTAACATTAACAGAGGGAATAACTTATATTAATGCAGTACAAGATGGTGAAAGTAATGATGGAGATAGATTAGAAGAGGTTCCAAGAGTTAAATTAAATATAGGTGCTAATTATAAATTCACAACTAAATTAGATGGAACAGTGACATATTTATATGTGGGAGATAAGATTGCTCAAGGAATAAAAAATAAATCTTACAACACTGTTGATTTAGCTTTAAGATATAAAGTGACACCAGATTTTACAGTAAAAGCTGGAATAAATAATATATTTGATGAGCATTATAATTTAGTAGAGAAAAAAGACGTAGCAAGACCAGCTCCAGGAAGAAATTTCTTTATGGGAGCTAAGCTTACATTCTAA
- a CDS encoding alpha/beta hydrolase, with protein MKNKFILTCALTGSILTGCSTAEKTNGYYAKNGCFIETDSKPIIASKTSLDTSYIKTKYLNIPYESIPNSQKLDIYLPNEGKGPFPVIIGVHGGGFKFGNKDGAMNQSMVNGVKKGYAVVMINYRLSGEAKFPAAIEDLKASIRYIKANAKKYNLNPNKVALWGASSGGNLVSLAGTTGNREIFNNPKLGNAGVSTEVQAVVDWFGPINFLTMDEEFVAEGIKGQNHNSADSFESQYLGEQITKVPNLVKETNPETYISKNTPPFLIEHGTADVLIPYTQSINFAKSLEKVIGKDKVELVLLKCAGHGQASAFDTEENLKIVFNFLDKTLK; from the coding sequence ATGAAAAATAAATTTATTTTAACATGTGCATTAACTGGTTCTATATTAACTGGATGTTCAACAGCTGAAAAAACTAATGGTTATTATGCTAAAAATGGTTGTTTTATAGAAACTGATTCAAAACCTATAATTGCAAGTAAAACATCTTTAGATACAAGCTATATAAAAACTAAATATTTAAACATTCCATATGAATCTATCCCTAATAGTCAAAAATTAGATATCTATCTTCCCAATGAAGGAAAAGGTCCTTTTCCAGTTATAATTGGAGTTCATGGAGGTGGATTTAAATTTGGAAATAAAGATGGTGCTATGAACCAATCTATGGTCAATGGAGTTAAAAAAGGTTATGCTGTCGTGATGATTAATTATAGATTAAGTGGCGAAGCTAAATTCCCTGCTGCCATTGAAGATTTAAAAGCATCAATTAGATATATTAAAGCAAATGCTAAAAAATATAATTTAAATCCCAATAAAGTTGCTCTTTGGGGAGCTTCTTCAGGAGGAAATCTTGTATCTTTAGCAGGAACTACTGGCAATAGAGAGATTTTTAATAATCCAAAACTTGGAAATGCTGGTGTTTCAACTGAAGTTCAAGCAGTTGTAGACTGGTTTGGACCTATTAATTTCTTAACTATGGATGAAGAATTTGTAGCTGAAGGAATAAAAGGACAGAATCATAATTCAGCAGATTCTTTTGAGTCTCAATATCTTGGAGAACAAATTACCAAAGTTCCTAATTTAGTAAAAGAAACAAATCCTGAAACGTATATTTCTAAAAATACTCCACCATTTTTAATAGAACATGGTACTGCAGATGTTTTAATTCCATATACGCAATCTATTAATTTTGCTAAGTCTTTAGAAAAAGTCATTGGTAAAGATAAAGTGGAGTTAGTTCTTTTAAAATGTGCTGGTCATGGACAAGCTTCAGCTTTTGATACTGAAGAAAATTTAAAAATTGTTTTTAATTTCTTAGATAAAACCCTTAAGTAA
- a CDS encoding siderophore ABC transporter substrate-binding protein, translated as MKKILEVFVLFIAFVCGVIYYISPKNSEKIDTNKIKIEHYMGEAEVVENPKKVVVFDYGIVDVLDNIGVEITGLPKEALPKYLEKYSDNKYVNVGSLKEPNLEKLYEIKPDLIIISGRQEPFYDQLSKIAPTVALKTNGEDYIKSLKTNLETVGNIFDKSEILGNQMEKIEETLKNIKEKVQEKNLNALVILSNNGKLSAYGLKSRFGIIYDYFGFKSIENITASTHGSKINFEYILEKNPDYIFIVDRAAVVGGDVSANKAFDNDIVKATKAWQNGNIVFLDSEVWYTATGGLNSTNKMIEEIKSKF; from the coding sequence ATGAAAAAAATATTAGAAGTGTTTGTTTTATTTATAGCTTTTGTATGTGGAGTTATTTATTATATATCACCAAAAAATTCAGAAAAAATAGATACAAACAAGATAAAAATAGAGCATTATATGGGTGAAGCAGAAGTTGTAGAAAATCCAAAAAAAGTTGTAGTTTTTGATTATGGAATAGTGGATGTTTTAGACAATATAGGAGTTGAAATAACAGGGCTACCTAAAGAGGCATTACCAAAATATTTAGAAAAATATTCAGATAATAAATATGTAAATGTTGGAAGTTTAAAAGAGCCAAATTTAGAAAAATTATATGAGATAAAACCAGATTTAATAATAATCTCAGGAAGACAAGAACCTTTTTATGATCAACTGTCAAAAATTGCACCAACAGTAGCTTTAAAAACAAATGGTGAAGACTATATTAAATCACTGAAAACTAATTTAGAAACTGTTGGAAATATATTTGATAAAAGTGAGATATTAGGAAATCAAATGGAAAAAATTGAAGAAACTTTAAAAAATATAAAAGAAAAAGTTCAAGAAAAGAACTTAAATGCATTGGTAATTCTTTCAAATAATGGAAAGTTATCAGCTTATGGATTAAAATCAAGATTTGGAATAATATATGATTATTTTGGATTTAAATCAATTGAAAATATTACAGCTTCTACACATGGAAGTAAAATTAATTTTGAATATATTTTAGAGAAAAATCCAGATTATATATTTATCGTTGATAGAGCTGCAGTTGTTGGAGGAGATGTTTCAGCAAATAAAGCTTTTGATAATGATATTGTTAAAGCCACAAAAGCTTGGCAAAATGGAAATATTGTATTTTTAGATTCTGAGGTTTGGTATACTGCAACAGGTGGTTTAAATTCAA
- a CDS encoding SLAC1 family transporter: MENGLIDKLKKYPSGASALGLGIVGLGSAWDGIGFKYGEKIFVLTIGLSLLLVTTYILKIIFCYQSFLEDIKDTMKGAVVTSLDMAILIMSTYVYRYNPELGRTVWFIASLVHLIIWFTFTYYRIKLGKLLEFHFGWFVTYGGIITVAVTATHMGFDPWAKSFWWIGLISVVTLLPVIIVRGIRLGFENKYRITIPVVAAPVNLLLAGYLSGIFNVNQTAACLLAIAAFTGTFTAWLGVLRAKALPFAPTFAAFTFPLTISVTAATRFGKLFPSFSFLAWIEIAVTTISVIYTLYRFIEFYFLKKEQ, encoded by the coding sequence GTGGAAAATGGTCTAATAGACAAATTAAAAAAATATCCCTCAGGGGCCTCAGCTTTAGGACTTGGTATAGTTGGATTGGGGTCTGCTTGGGATGGGATTGGATTTAAATACGGAGAAAAAATTTTTGTTCTAACGATAGGTTTATCATTGCTTTTGGTGACAACATATATTTTAAAAATAATCTTTTGTTATCAATCTTTTTTAGAGGATATAAAAGATACGATGAAGGGAGCTGTTGTGACATCTTTAGATATGGCAATTTTAATAATGTCAACCTATGTCTATAGATATAATCCAGAGTTAGGAAGAACAGTATGGTTTATAGCCTCTTTAGTACATTTGATTATTTGGTTTACATTTACCTATTATAGAATAAAATTAGGAAAGTTATTGGAATTTCATTTTGGATGGTTTGTAACATATGGAGGAATAATAACTGTTGCTGTAACTGCTACACATATGGGATTTGATCCTTGGGCAAAATCATTTTGGTGGATTGGTTTGATTTCTGTAGTAACTTTATTACCAGTTATAATAGTTAGAGGTATTAGACTAGGTTTTGAAAATAAATATAGAATTACTATTCCAGTTGTGGCGGCACCGGTAAATCTTTTATTAGCAGGTTATTTAAGTGGAATATTTAATGTAAATCAAACTGCGGCATGCTTATTGGCTATAGCAGCTTTTACTGGGACTTTTACAGCATGGCTGGGAGTTTTAAGAGCTAAAGCTCTACCCTTTGCACCAACTTTTGCAGCATTTACTTTCCCGTTAACAATAAGTGTAACTGCAGCTACAAGGTTTGGAAAACTTTTTCCATCTTTTAGTTTTTTAGCTTGGATCGAAATTGCTGTAACTACAATTTCAGTGATTTATACACTTTATAGATTTATAGAGTTTTATTTTTTAAAAAAAGAGCAATGA